The following coding sequences are from one Musa acuminata AAA Group cultivar baxijiao chromosome BXJ2-4, Cavendish_Baxijiao_AAA, whole genome shotgun sequence window:
- the LOC135611133 gene encoding ATP-dependent DNA helicase Q-like 2 isoform X4, whose protein sequence is METADVVAEELLYVEAELQDVQDQIKALLDRQEGLHKRQSELKALLEECEASKNTAQVDSSVATDDWSADFEWDSRAEDIRFNVFSISSYRANQREIINAVMSRRDVLVIMAAGGGKSLCYQLPALLCDGVALVVSPLLSLIQDQVMGLTTLGIPAYMLTSTTSKEHEKLIYKSLEKGEGELKVLYVTPEKISKSKRFMSKLEKCHHGGRLSLVAIDEAHCCSQWGHDFRPDYKNLGILKIQFPTVPLIALTATATYKVQVDLMEMLHIPKCVKFVSTINRPNLFYKVHEKSSVGKVVIDEIADFIRGSYSKNESGIIYCFSRKECEQVAKELRGRGISADHYHADMDVIAREKVHLLWSKNKLQVIVGTVAFGMGINKPDVRFVIHHSLSKSMETYYQESGRAGRDGLPSECVLYYRPGDVPRQSTMVFYENAGLQNLYDIVRYCQSKRNCRRGAFFQHFGEPIQNCNGMCDNCAYEAEVKELDATYHAKVIVSLLHEIQENDQRATMLQLVERFKVKIKELEFGTMIEFVLYDLGDQDLSHKYHLYL, encoded by the exons ATGGAGACCGCCGACGTCGTTGCGGAGGAGCTCCTCTACGTCGAAGCTGAGCTCCAGGACGTTCAAG ACCAGATTAAAGCATTACTTGATCGCCAAGAGGGTTTGCACAAGAGACAATCTGAGCTGAAGGCCTTGTTGGAAGAATGTGAAGCATCAAAAAATACAGCACAAGTTGATAGTTCTGTTGCCACAGATGATTGGTCTGCAGATTTTGAATGGGACTCTAGAGCTGAGGACATTCGATTCAATGTCTTTAGTATCTCTTCTTATCGAGCAAATCAGCGAGAA ATTATTAATGCTGTCATGAGTCGGAGAGATGTTTTGGTTAtaatggctgcaggcggtggcaagaGCCTCTGTTACCAACTTCCAGCTCTACTCTGTGATGGGGTTGCCCTAGTTGTCAGTCCGCTGCTTTCGCTTATCCAAGATCAG GTTATGGGACTGACAACACTAGGGATTCCTGCATACATGCTAACGTCAACGACTAGCAAGGAACATGAGAAACTTATTTACAAATCCCTTGAAAAGGGAGAAGGAGAACTTAAAGTATTATATGTGACACCTGAAAAAATTTCAAAGAGCAAGAGATTTATGTCTAAGCTTGAAAAGTGCCACCATGGTGGACGTCTTTCACTTGTAGCAATTGAT GAGGCACATTGCTGTAGTCAATGGGGCCATGATTTTCGGCCTGATTACAAGAATCTTGGAATCTTGAAAATTCAATTTCCCACTGTTCCTTTAATTGCTTTAACT GCAACTGCTACTTATAAGGTTCAAGTAGATCTGATGGAGATGCTGCATATTCCCAAATGTGTCAAGTTTGTCAGTACCATAAACAGACCTAATCTCTTCTACAAG GTACATGAGAAGTCATCAGTTGGGAAGGTGGTCATTGATGAAATTGCAGATTTTATACGAGGTTCATATTCTAAGAATGAGTCTGGGATAATCTATTGCTTCTCCAGGAAGGAATGCGAGCAG GTTGCAAAGGAACTGAGGGGACGTGGAATTTCAGCAGATCATTACCATGCTGACATGGATGTAATTGCTCGTGAGAAAGTTCATCTGCT CTGGAGTAAAAACAAACTACAGGTTATTGTTGGCACG GTAGCTTTTGGAATGGGCATCAATAAGCCAGATG TCAGGTTTGTTATTCATCATAGCCTCAGTAAATCAATGGAGACATACTATCAG GAGAGTGGTCGAGCTGGGAGGGATGGACTTCCTTCAGAATGTGTTTTATATTATCGACCAGGCGATGTTCCTCGTCAG AGTACGATGGTCTTTTATGAGAATGCTGGCTTGCAGAATCTCTATGATATCGTACGATATTGTCAG TCTAAAAGAAACTGCCGCCGAGGAGCTTTCTTTCAGCATTTTGGGGAACCTATACAGAACTGCAATG GGATGTGTGATAATTGTGCATATGAAGCTGAAGTTAAGGAGCTAGATGCAACCT ATCATGCTAAAGTGATTGTTTCATTGTTACATGAAATACAAGAAAATGACCAAAGAGCAACAATGTTGCAACTGGTGGAGAGATTTAAAGTGAAAATCAAAGAATTGG AATTCGGAACAATGATAGAGTTTGTCCTTTACGACTTGGGTGACCAAGATTTGAGTCATAAATATCATCTTTATTTGTAG
- the LOC135611133 gene encoding ATP-dependent DNA helicase Q-like 2 isoform X1 — protein sequence METADVVAEELLYVEAELQDVQDQIKALLDRQEGLHKRQSELKALLEECEASKNTAQVDSSVATDDWSADFEWDSRAEDIRFNVFSISSYRANQREIINAVMSRRDVLVIMAAGGGKSLCYQLPALLCDGVALVVSPLLSLIQDQVMGLTTLGIPAYMLTSTTSKEHEKLIYKSLEKGEGELKVLYVTPEKISKSKRFMSKLEKCHHGGRLSLVAIDEAHCCSQWGHDFRPDYKNLGILKIQFPTVPLIALTATATYKVQVDLMEMLHIPKCVKFVSTINRPNLFYKVHEKSSVGKVVIDEIADFIRGSYSKNESGIIYCFSRKECEQVAKELRGRGISADHYHADMDVIAREKVHLLWSKNKLQVIVGTVAFGMGINKPDVRFVIHHSLSKSMETYYQESGRAGRDGLPSECVLYYRPGDVPRQSTMVFYENAGLQNLYDIVRYCQSKRNCRRGAFFQHFGEPIQNCNGMCDNCAYEAEVKELDATYHAKVIVSLLHEIQENDQRATMLQLVERFKVKIKELGDSIQPVSDLKKEELEQLIVQLLLEHVLKEEFQHTAYTTNSYIALGSLSKLVLQGKKSVMLEICTRRHEDGMPKSAKRGRMSGLEIKLDELRKELSSSNEGMLPHAILSTQQISILSTQKPTSITHLQKLIGKVKTEKYGKRIIELIEHHLTSEQVDDDVPGAAAASGSKTQGNKKQKKKHTVLIESSEEEQ from the exons ATGGAGACCGCCGACGTCGTTGCGGAGGAGCTCCTCTACGTCGAAGCTGAGCTCCAGGACGTTCAAG ACCAGATTAAAGCATTACTTGATCGCCAAGAGGGTTTGCACAAGAGACAATCTGAGCTGAAGGCCTTGTTGGAAGAATGTGAAGCATCAAAAAATACAGCACAAGTTGATAGTTCTGTTGCCACAGATGATTGGTCTGCAGATTTTGAATGGGACTCTAGAGCTGAGGACATTCGATTCAATGTCTTTAGTATCTCTTCTTATCGAGCAAATCAGCGAGAA ATTATTAATGCTGTCATGAGTCGGAGAGATGTTTTGGTTAtaatggctgcaggcggtggcaagaGCCTCTGTTACCAACTTCCAGCTCTACTCTGTGATGGGGTTGCCCTAGTTGTCAGTCCGCTGCTTTCGCTTATCCAAGATCAG GTTATGGGACTGACAACACTAGGGATTCCTGCATACATGCTAACGTCAACGACTAGCAAGGAACATGAGAAACTTATTTACAAATCCCTTGAAAAGGGAGAAGGAGAACTTAAAGTATTATATGTGACACCTGAAAAAATTTCAAAGAGCAAGAGATTTATGTCTAAGCTTGAAAAGTGCCACCATGGTGGACGTCTTTCACTTGTAGCAATTGAT GAGGCACATTGCTGTAGTCAATGGGGCCATGATTTTCGGCCTGATTACAAGAATCTTGGAATCTTGAAAATTCAATTTCCCACTGTTCCTTTAATTGCTTTAACT GCAACTGCTACTTATAAGGTTCAAGTAGATCTGATGGAGATGCTGCATATTCCCAAATGTGTCAAGTTTGTCAGTACCATAAACAGACCTAATCTCTTCTACAAG GTACATGAGAAGTCATCAGTTGGGAAGGTGGTCATTGATGAAATTGCAGATTTTATACGAGGTTCATATTCTAAGAATGAGTCTGGGATAATCTATTGCTTCTCCAGGAAGGAATGCGAGCAG GTTGCAAAGGAACTGAGGGGACGTGGAATTTCAGCAGATCATTACCATGCTGACATGGATGTAATTGCTCGTGAGAAAGTTCATCTGCT CTGGAGTAAAAACAAACTACAGGTTATTGTTGGCACG GTAGCTTTTGGAATGGGCATCAATAAGCCAGATG TCAGGTTTGTTATTCATCATAGCCTCAGTAAATCAATGGAGACATACTATCAG GAGAGTGGTCGAGCTGGGAGGGATGGACTTCCTTCAGAATGTGTTTTATATTATCGACCAGGCGATGTTCCTCGTCAG AGTACGATGGTCTTTTATGAGAATGCTGGCTTGCAGAATCTCTATGATATCGTACGATATTGTCAG TCTAAAAGAAACTGCCGCCGAGGAGCTTTCTTTCAGCATTTTGGGGAACCTATACAGAACTGCAATG GGATGTGTGATAATTGTGCATATGAAGCTGAAGTTAAGGAGCTAGATGCAACCT ATCATGCTAAAGTGATTGTTTCATTGTTACATGAAATACAAGAAAATGACCAAAGAGCAACAATGTTGCAACTGGTGGAGAGATTTAAAGTGAAAATCAAAGAATTGG GTGACTCCATTCAGCCAGTTTCTGATCTCAAGAAGGAAGAACTTGAGCAGCTAATAGTTCAGCTTCTACTAGAACATGTCTTG AAAGAAGAATTTCAGCACACAgcatatacaacaaactcatataTCGCATTAGGATCGTTGTCAAAGTTGGTATTGCAAG GGAAGAAATCTGTTATGCTTGAGATTTGTACTAGGCGTCATGAAGATGGCATGCCAAAAAGTGCTAAGCGCGGCCGAATGTCTGGATTGGAAATCAAGCTTGATGAGCTACGCAAGGAGCTGTCCTCAAGTAACGAGGGAATGCTGCCTCATGCTATTCTATCCACTCAGCAAATCAGCATTCTGAGCACCCAAAAACCAACATCCATAACACAC CTACAAAAGCTGATTGGGAAAGTCAAGACGGAAAAGTATGGGAAGAGAATTATTGAGCTGATCGAGCATCATCTGACATCCGAGCAAGTTGATGATGATGTGCCCGGTGCAGCTGCAGCTAGCGGCAGTAAAACGCAAGGCAATAAGAAGCAAAAGAAGAAACATACCGTTCTGATTGAAAGCAGTGAAGAGGAACAATGA
- the LOC135611134 gene encoding multiple organellar RNA editing factor 2, chloroplastic-like, whose amino-acid sequence MAAAGVSRSAIAILRPARYLLLGSSSSAAAAAAVAHPFVGLRVLRPSPGFLRLAWVGAASRIGAIRSMARRAGDSSYSPLNSSRGGSGFSDRPPTEMAPLFPGCDYEHWLIVMDKPGGEKATKQQMIDCYVQTLAKVVGSEEEAKKKIYNVSCERYFGFGCEIDEETSNKLEGLPGVLFVLPDSYVDAENKDYGAELFANGEIVQRPPERQRRIDAATTQRNDRDRPRYNDRTRYVRRRESQR is encoded by the exons ATGGCTGCCGCCGGCGTCTCCCGATCTGCGATAGCCATACTTCGTCCTGCGCGCTATCTCCTTTtgggctcctcctcctccgctgccGCCGCGGCCGCCGTAGCGCACCCATTCGTGGGGCTCCGCGTTCTCCGCCCTTCTCCGGGCTTTCTTCGGCTGGCTTGGGTTGGGGCGGCCTCCCGCATCGGTGCGATCCGGTCCATGGCCCGGCGGGCAGGCGACTCATCCTACTCGCCTCTGAACTCCTCGCGGGGTGGTTCCGGGTTCAGCGACCGCCCGCCGACAGAGATGGCGCCGTTGTTTCCCGGTTGCGACTACGAGCACTGGCTCATCGTCATGGATAAGCCTGGGGGCGAAAAGGCCACCAAGCAGCAGATGATCGATTGCTACGTTCAAACCCTAGCGAAGGTCGTCGGCAG CGAGGAAGAAGCAAAGAAGAAAATTTACAACGTTTCTTGTGAGCGTTACTTTGGATTTGGGTGTGAAATCGATGAGGAGACATCCAACAAGCTCGAAG GTCTTCCTGGTGTTCTGTTCGTACTTCCGGATTCCTATGTTGATGCTGAGAACAAGGACTACGGAG CTGAGTTATTTGCGAATGGAGAAATAGTTCAAAGACCTCCAGAGAGGCAGAGGAGGATCGATGCAGCGACCACCCAAAGAAACGATAGAGATAGACCCAGATATAACGACAGGACTCGTTATGTCAGGCGAAGGGAGAGCCAACGATGA
- the LOC135611133 gene encoding ATP-dependent DNA helicase Q-like 2 isoform X3: METADVVAEELLYVEAELQDVQDQIKALLDRQEGLHKRQSELKALLEECEASKNTAQVDSSVATDDWSADFEWDSRAEDIRFNVFSISSYRANQREIINAVMSRRDVLVIMAAGGGKSLCYQLPALLCDGVALVVSPLLSLIQDQVMGLTTLGIPAYMLTSTTSKEHEKLIYKSLEKGEGELKVLYVTPEKISKSKRFMSKLEKCHHGGRLSLVAIDEAHCCSQWGHDFRPDYKNLGILKIQFPTVPLIALTATATYKVQVDLMEMLHIPKCVKFVSTINRPNLFYKVHEKSSVGKVVIDEIADFIRGSYSKNESGIIYCFSRKECEQVAKELRGRGISADHYHADMDVIAREKVHLLWSKNKLQVIVGTVAFGMGINKPDVRFVIHHSLSKSMETYYQESGRAGRDGLPSECVLYYRPGDVPRQSTMVFYENAGLQNLYDIVRYCQSKRNCRRGAFFQHFGEPIQNCNGMCDNCAYEAEVKELDATYHAKVIVSLLHEIQENDQRATMLQLVERFKVKIKELGDSIQPVSDLKKEELEQLIVQLLLEHVLKEEFQHTAYTTNSYIALGSLSKLVLQGVMKMACQKVLSAAECLDWKSSLMSYARSCPQVTRECCLMLFYPLSKSAF, encoded by the exons ATGGAGACCGCCGACGTCGTTGCGGAGGAGCTCCTCTACGTCGAAGCTGAGCTCCAGGACGTTCAAG ACCAGATTAAAGCATTACTTGATCGCCAAGAGGGTTTGCACAAGAGACAATCTGAGCTGAAGGCCTTGTTGGAAGAATGTGAAGCATCAAAAAATACAGCACAAGTTGATAGTTCTGTTGCCACAGATGATTGGTCTGCAGATTTTGAATGGGACTCTAGAGCTGAGGACATTCGATTCAATGTCTTTAGTATCTCTTCTTATCGAGCAAATCAGCGAGAA ATTATTAATGCTGTCATGAGTCGGAGAGATGTTTTGGTTAtaatggctgcaggcggtggcaagaGCCTCTGTTACCAACTTCCAGCTCTACTCTGTGATGGGGTTGCCCTAGTTGTCAGTCCGCTGCTTTCGCTTATCCAAGATCAG GTTATGGGACTGACAACACTAGGGATTCCTGCATACATGCTAACGTCAACGACTAGCAAGGAACATGAGAAACTTATTTACAAATCCCTTGAAAAGGGAGAAGGAGAACTTAAAGTATTATATGTGACACCTGAAAAAATTTCAAAGAGCAAGAGATTTATGTCTAAGCTTGAAAAGTGCCACCATGGTGGACGTCTTTCACTTGTAGCAATTGAT GAGGCACATTGCTGTAGTCAATGGGGCCATGATTTTCGGCCTGATTACAAGAATCTTGGAATCTTGAAAATTCAATTTCCCACTGTTCCTTTAATTGCTTTAACT GCAACTGCTACTTATAAGGTTCAAGTAGATCTGATGGAGATGCTGCATATTCCCAAATGTGTCAAGTTTGTCAGTACCATAAACAGACCTAATCTCTTCTACAAG GTACATGAGAAGTCATCAGTTGGGAAGGTGGTCATTGATGAAATTGCAGATTTTATACGAGGTTCATATTCTAAGAATGAGTCTGGGATAATCTATTGCTTCTCCAGGAAGGAATGCGAGCAG GTTGCAAAGGAACTGAGGGGACGTGGAATTTCAGCAGATCATTACCATGCTGACATGGATGTAATTGCTCGTGAGAAAGTTCATCTGCT CTGGAGTAAAAACAAACTACAGGTTATTGTTGGCACG GTAGCTTTTGGAATGGGCATCAATAAGCCAGATG TCAGGTTTGTTATTCATCATAGCCTCAGTAAATCAATGGAGACATACTATCAG GAGAGTGGTCGAGCTGGGAGGGATGGACTTCCTTCAGAATGTGTTTTATATTATCGACCAGGCGATGTTCCTCGTCAG AGTACGATGGTCTTTTATGAGAATGCTGGCTTGCAGAATCTCTATGATATCGTACGATATTGTCAG TCTAAAAGAAACTGCCGCCGAGGAGCTTTCTTTCAGCATTTTGGGGAACCTATACAGAACTGCAATG GGATGTGTGATAATTGTGCATATGAAGCTGAAGTTAAGGAGCTAGATGCAACCT ATCATGCTAAAGTGATTGTTTCATTGTTACATGAAATACAAGAAAATGACCAAAGAGCAACAATGTTGCAACTGGTGGAGAGATTTAAAGTGAAAATCAAAGAATTGG GTGACTCCATTCAGCCAGTTTCTGATCTCAAGAAGGAAGAACTTGAGCAGCTAATAGTTCAGCTTCTACTAGAACATGTCTTG AAAGAAGAATTTCAGCACACAgcatatacaacaaactcatataTCGCATTAGGATCGTTGTCAAAGTTGGTATTGCAAG GCGTCATGAAGATGGCATGCCAAAAAGTGCTAAGCGCGGCCGAATGTCTGGATTGGAAATCAAGCTTGATGAGCTACGCAAGGAGCTGTCCTCAAGTAACGAGGGAATGCTGCCTCATGCTATTCTATCCACTCAGCAAATCAGCATTCTGA
- the LOC135611133 gene encoding ATP-dependent DNA helicase Q-like 2 isoform X2 translates to METADVVAEELLYVEAELQDVQDQIKALLDRQEGLHKRQSELKALLEECEASKNTAQVDSSVATDDWSADFEWDSRAEDIRFNVFSISSYRANQREIINAVMSRRDVLVIMAAGGGKSLCYQLPALLCDGVALVVSPLLSLIQDQVMGLTTLGIPAYMLTSTTSKEHEKLIYKSLEKGEGELKVLYVTPEKISKSKRFMSKLEKCHHGGRLSLVAIDEAHCCSQWGHDFRPDYKNLGILKIQFPTVPLIALTATATYKVQVDLMEMLHIPKCVKFVSTINRPNLFYKVHEKSSVGKVVIDEIADFIRGSYSKNESGIIYCFSRKECEQVAKELRGRGISADHYHADMDVIAREKVHLLWSKNKLQVIVGTVAFGMGINKPDGLLFIIASVNQWRHTIRRVVELGGMDFLQNVFYIIDQAMFLVSQSTMVFYENAGLQNLYDIVRYCQSKRNCRRGAFFQHFGEPIQNCNGMCDNCAYEAEVKELDATYHAKVIVSLLHEIQENDQRATMLQLVERFKVKIKELGDSIQPVSDLKKEELEQLIVQLLLEHVLKEEFQHTAYTTNSYIALGSLSKLVLQGKKSVMLEICTRRHEDGMPKSAKRGRMSGLEIKLDELRKELSSSNEGMLPHAILSTQQISILSTQKPTSITHLQKLIGKVKTEKYGKRIIELIEHHLTSEQVDDDVPGAAAASGSKTQGNKKQKKKHTVLIESSEEEQ, encoded by the exons ATGGAGACCGCCGACGTCGTTGCGGAGGAGCTCCTCTACGTCGAAGCTGAGCTCCAGGACGTTCAAG ACCAGATTAAAGCATTACTTGATCGCCAAGAGGGTTTGCACAAGAGACAATCTGAGCTGAAGGCCTTGTTGGAAGAATGTGAAGCATCAAAAAATACAGCACAAGTTGATAGTTCTGTTGCCACAGATGATTGGTCTGCAGATTTTGAATGGGACTCTAGAGCTGAGGACATTCGATTCAATGTCTTTAGTATCTCTTCTTATCGAGCAAATCAGCGAGAA ATTATTAATGCTGTCATGAGTCGGAGAGATGTTTTGGTTAtaatggctgcaggcggtggcaagaGCCTCTGTTACCAACTTCCAGCTCTACTCTGTGATGGGGTTGCCCTAGTTGTCAGTCCGCTGCTTTCGCTTATCCAAGATCAG GTTATGGGACTGACAACACTAGGGATTCCTGCATACATGCTAACGTCAACGACTAGCAAGGAACATGAGAAACTTATTTACAAATCCCTTGAAAAGGGAGAAGGAGAACTTAAAGTATTATATGTGACACCTGAAAAAATTTCAAAGAGCAAGAGATTTATGTCTAAGCTTGAAAAGTGCCACCATGGTGGACGTCTTTCACTTGTAGCAATTGAT GAGGCACATTGCTGTAGTCAATGGGGCCATGATTTTCGGCCTGATTACAAGAATCTTGGAATCTTGAAAATTCAATTTCCCACTGTTCCTTTAATTGCTTTAACT GCAACTGCTACTTATAAGGTTCAAGTAGATCTGATGGAGATGCTGCATATTCCCAAATGTGTCAAGTTTGTCAGTACCATAAACAGACCTAATCTCTTCTACAAG GTACATGAGAAGTCATCAGTTGGGAAGGTGGTCATTGATGAAATTGCAGATTTTATACGAGGTTCATATTCTAAGAATGAGTCTGGGATAATCTATTGCTTCTCCAGGAAGGAATGCGAGCAG GTTGCAAAGGAACTGAGGGGACGTGGAATTTCAGCAGATCATTACCATGCTGACATGGATGTAATTGCTCGTGAGAAAGTTCATCTGCT CTGGAGTAAAAACAAACTACAGGTTATTGTTGGCACG GTAGCTTTTGGAATGGGCATCAATAAGCCAGATG GTTTGTTATTCATCATAGCCTCAGTAAATCAATGGAGACATACTATCAG GAGAGTGGTCGAGCTGGGAGGGATGGACTTCCTTCAGAATGTGTTTTATATTATCGACCAGGCGATGTTCCTCGTCAG CCAGAGTACGATGGTCTTTTATGAGAATGCTGGCTTGCAGAATCTCTATGATATCGTACGATATTGTCAG TCTAAAAGAAACTGCCGCCGAGGAGCTTTCTTTCAGCATTTTGGGGAACCTATACAGAACTGCAATG GGATGTGTGATAATTGTGCATATGAAGCTGAAGTTAAGGAGCTAGATGCAACCT ATCATGCTAAAGTGATTGTTTCATTGTTACATGAAATACAAGAAAATGACCAAAGAGCAACAATGTTGCAACTGGTGGAGAGATTTAAAGTGAAAATCAAAGAATTGG GTGACTCCATTCAGCCAGTTTCTGATCTCAAGAAGGAAGAACTTGAGCAGCTAATAGTTCAGCTTCTACTAGAACATGTCTTG AAAGAAGAATTTCAGCACACAgcatatacaacaaactcatataTCGCATTAGGATCGTTGTCAAAGTTGGTATTGCAAG GGAAGAAATCTGTTATGCTTGAGATTTGTACTAGGCGTCATGAAGATGGCATGCCAAAAAGTGCTAAGCGCGGCCGAATGTCTGGATTGGAAATCAAGCTTGATGAGCTACGCAAGGAGCTGTCCTCAAGTAACGAGGGAATGCTGCCTCATGCTATTCTATCCACTCAGCAAATCAGCATTCTGAGCACCCAAAAACCAACATCCATAACACAC CTACAAAAGCTGATTGGGAAAGTCAAGACGGAAAAGTATGGGAAGAGAATTATTGAGCTGATCGAGCATCATCTGACATCCGAGCAAGTTGATGATGATGTGCCCGGTGCAGCTGCAGCTAGCGGCAGTAAAACGCAAGGCAATAAGAAGCAAAAGAAGAAACATACCGTTCTGATTGAAAGCAGTGAAGAGGAACAATGA
- the LOC135609247 gene encoding protein PAM68, chloroplastic-like gives MDSLAFLRPTPLAPVQNPTRSLQPPPLSPSGFRHPRPLRPPAALNSPRGFGTSPQMVGKNPKRKKRLGTDDKEDDEDDEGGGGGDDDGDGTIPEVVTNRMMRRMGVSIGIPLSLGLLFFPLFYYLKVVAKVDVPSWVPVLVSFFFFGASLLGVSYGIVSASWDPLREGSFLGWNEARRNWPVFWQSLRGGGSGGANKK, from the coding sequence ATGGACTCTCTGGCCTTCCTCCGCCCCACGCCTCTCGCTCCTGTCCAAAACCCCACCCGCTCTCTCCAGCCCCCACCGCTTTCCCCCTCTGGGTTCCGCCATCCTCGGCCGCTCCGGCCCCCGGCGGCCCTCAATAGCCCGCGAGGCTTCGGCACCTCGCCCCAAATGGTCGGCAAGAACCCCAAGAGGAAGAAGCGACTGGGGACTGACGATAAAGAAGACGATGAAGACGACgaaggcggtggcggcggcgacgacgacggcGACGGGACGATCCCGGAGGTGGTGACGAACAGGATGATGCGGCGGATGGGCGTCTCCATCGGAATCCCGCTGTCGCtgggcctcctcttcttccccttgTTCTACTACCTCAAGGTGGTGGCCAAGGTGGACGTGCCCTCCTGGGTCCCCGTCctcgtctccttcttcttcttcggggcGTCCCTGCTGGGTGTCAGCTATGGGATCGTCTCCGCCAGCTGGGACCCGCTTCGGGAGGGATCCTTCCTCGGCTGGAACGAGGCCCGCCGCAACTGGCCCGTCTTCTGGCAATCGCTCcggggcggcggcagcggcggagcCAACAAGAAGTAG
- the LOC135611132 gene encoding protein BREVIS RADIX-like codes for MLACIACSKHDLEDGGEDTARAATTPSGKEAVKSLTSQIKDMVLKFSGSHRQCKGGSSSFRSKSVRHQPHGSYNIDDAGSDIGGRYGQLHAASSNSTPAWDFMSVNEEARCRAKWAPGPGGGMVASEDVVLEDDNDPKEWMAQVEPGVHITFVSLPGGAGNDLKRIRFSREMFNKWQAQRWWGENYDRIMELYNVQRFNRQALPTPPRSDDGGERESFCSRVGSTRESPVAPPVAKERLTTRYNYRPPPPPPPPPPPPTSGKRVYSPSVPDPSEHILPHYLRSAAAAAAAAGASSTAGASGIKGETSSVEASRTTTSSRDEASVSVSNASDIEITEWVEQDEPGVYITIRELADGTRELRRVRFSRERFGEVHAKLWWEENRERIQAQYL; via the exons ATGCTGGCCTGCATCGCCTGCTCCAAGCACGATCTGGAAGATGGCGGAGAGGATACCGCGCGTGCGGCGACCACCCCGAGCGGCAAAGAGGCCGTCAAAAGCCTCACCTCTCAG ATAAAGGACATGGTGTTGAAGTTTTCTGGATCGCATCGTCAGTGCAAAGGCGGAAGCTCGTCGTTCAGAAGCAAGAGCGTCCGGCATCAGCCGCACGGCTCCTACAACATCGACGACGCAGGCTCCGACATCGGGGGCCGCTACGGTCAGCTGCACGCCGCGAGCTCGAACTCGACTCCCGCATGGGACTTCATGAGCGTCAATGAGGAGGCGAGGTGCAGAGCCAAGTGGGCTCCCGGTCCCGGCGGCGGGATGGTGGCGTCGGAGGACGTGGTGCTGGAAGACGACAACGATCCCAAGGAGTGGATGGCCCAGGTGGAACCCGGGGTCCACATAACCTTCGTCTCGCTCCCTGGTGGGGCTGGCAACGATCTCAAGCGAATCCGGTTCAG CCGGGAGATGTTCAACAAGTGGCAAGCGCAGAGGTGGTGGGGAGAGAACTACGACAGGATCATGGAGCTGTACAACGTGCAGCGGTTCAACCGCCAGGCACTTCCTACTCCTCCCAGATCCGACGATGGAGGCGAG AGGGAATCGTTCTGCTCGAGGGTCGGGTCGACCAGGGAGAGCCCCGTCGCGCCTCCCGTCGCCAAAGAACGGCTCACCACTCGGTACAATTACagacctccgccgccgccgccgccaccgcctcctcctcctaCCTCCGGAAAAAGGGTCTACTCTCCCTCGGTGCCGGATCCCTCCGAGCACATCCTCCCGCACTACCTTCgatctgctgctgccgccgccgccgccgccggcgccTCATCGACTGCAGGGGCTTCCGGCATCAAGGGGGAGACATCTTCGGTCGAGGCGTCGCGGACCACGACCTCGTCCAGAGACGAGGCCTCCGTCTCCGTCAGCAACGCCagcgatatcgagataaccgagtGGGTGGAGCAAGACGAGCCGGGTGTGTACATCACCATCCGCGAGCTCGCCGATGGCACCCGGGAGCTTCGTCGAGTCCGATTCAG CCGAGAGAGGTTCGGGGAGGT